The Curtobacterium sp. MCSS17_015 genomic sequence CGCGCGCGTCGGTCGCTCCGAGGGCGGGGCGACGGCGTTCACCGCCGAGGCGTCCGCGAACGTCTACCGGTCGGTCGTCCGGGCCGTGCTCGGCTGACGCTGCTCGTCCCGCGGCCACGATCGACCCGGCCGTCCCCGGCCCGGGTCACACTGTGCCGGCCCGGGTCACTGCGCCGGGCCGGCGGTCAGGGTGACGGTGGCCGTCGTCGCGGTCCCGTCGGCCGTCGTGTAGCCGACGGTGACCCGGTCGCCGACCTCGTGCTGCCCGATCGCCGCGGTCAGCTGCTCCGGGCTCGTGACCGTGGTGCCGTCGATGCTCGTGATCGTGTCGCCCGCGGCGAGCCCGGCGGTGGCGGCGCCGGAACCCTCGACGGTGCCGGCGACCGGGACACCGCTGGTGGTGCCGGTCGCACTGCTGCTGACCTGCACGCCGAGGAACGCCGGCAGGCCGATCGTGATGGTGTCCGAGGACCGGCCCGCCAGGATCTCGTCCGCGATGCTCTTCGCCGTGCTGATCGGGATCGCGTAGCCGGTGACCTCCGCCGAGCCCGACGACGCGGCGGTCGCCATGCCGACGACCTCGCCCTCGCTGTCCAGGACCGGGCCGCCCGAGTCGCCCGAGACGATCTGTGCGGCGACCTCGATGAGCCCGGTCAGCGACTCGGTGCCGGTACCGGACTCGCTCTGCACCTGGATGTCCTGGTCCGTCGCGGTCACGGTGCCCTCGGCGGCGACGAGGTCACCGGTGCCCTCGGCGTTGCCGACGTCGGTGACGGCGTCGCCGGTGCTGACCCCGCCGTCGTCGTCGAGCGCGACGGTCGACAGCCCGGAGGCGTTCCGCAGCTTCAGCACCGCGACGTCGTTCGTCGCGTCGGCCCCCACCACGTCGGCCGTGTACTGCTTCCCGGTCGTCTCGTCCGTCACCTCGATGGCGGTGGCGCCCTGGATGACGTGGTTGTTCGTGAGCACCGTGCCGTCCGAGGTGAGCACCATGCCGGTACCGGCGGCCCGCTGGGAGTCGTCGTAGCCGATCACGGTGTCGATCGTCACGACGCCCTCCGTCTGCGCCGCGGTGGCCGCCGTCGCGGCCGACTGCGAGGTGCCGCCGCTGCCGCCGGTGCCCGTGCCGCCGTCGGTGCCCGTGCCGCCGTCGGTGCCCGTCCCGCCGCTCGTCCCGCCCGGTCCGGGGACCGTGAAGCCGTCGGTGCCGCTGCCGTCCCCGGCCGACCCCGAGCCGGTGCCGGGGACGGTCGTGGTGCCCTGCGACTGGCTCGACGTCGTCGTGGTGTGTGGGGACGACAGGCCGAGTGCGGTGCCGCCGGCGGCCCCGACGATCGCGAGGGCGGCGATGCCCGACCCGATCACGAGCCCGAGACGACGCGGTCGTCGACCCGTCCCACGAGCGGCACCGGGAACAGCGCCGAAGGCCCCCGTCCACCCCTCCGGTGCGGTGGCGACCCCGAGGGCCGCGCTGCCGACCCGGTAGGGGCCGCGACCGTCGGGGGAGTAGGCGTACGGGCCGGAACCGTCCGGGCCGAACAGGTACGGACCCGAGCCGTCGAAGGCGTGGGCGGGACGGAGGGTCGCCGGGTCCGCGTGCGGCGACTCCCACGCCGTCCCGTGCTGCTCGTCACGGGGCTGCCCGGCGTCGTCCGCGGCTCGGTTCGGGGTCTCGTTCATGGTGCTCTCCGGTCGTCCTCACGGCCCGGTCGGCCGTCGATGGAGACCAGTACAGGTCCGCTTCCGATGACCAACCCATGAACGAACCGTGGCCTGGCCGTGCACACCCTCGGGAGCCGCCGAACGCGGCCCCCCCGTGCTGCGTGCGTGATCGGTTAGGCTCGCCGCACCTCCCATGCGTTCCCGAACCGTCGTGCGTCCCGCGCCCGCTCCCGTGTCCCGGCTCGTGCTGGCCGTCGTCCTCGCGGTCGTCGTGCTGGCCGTCGCCTGTGCCCTGAGCATCGCCGTCGGGTCCCGGCCGATCCCACTCGGAGTCGTCCTCGACACGCTCGCCCACCCGCGGCGTGACGACGAGGTCGGTCTCATCGTCGTCGGCAACCGCGTACCGCGCACCGTCGTCGGCCTCCTCGCCGGTGCCGCACTCGGCGTCGCCGGCGCGGTGATGCAGGGGATCACCCGCAACCCGCTGGCCGACCCGAGCATCCTCGGTGTCAACGCGGGAGCCGCCCTGGCCGTCGTCGTCGGGATTGCCGTGTTCGGTGTGAGCGGGACCGCCGCCTACCTGCCGTTCGCGTTCGCCGGGGCCGCCCTCGCCGCCCTGCTCGTGTACGGCATCGCCGCGGTCGCCCGCGGCGGTCTCACCCCGGTCGGCCTCGCGCTCTCCGGGGCGGTCACCGCCGCCGCC encodes the following:
- a CDS encoding trypsin-like peptidase domain-containing protein, which gives rise to MNETPNRAADDAGQPRDEQHGTAWESPHADPATLRPAHAFDGSGPYLFGPDGSGPYAYSPDGRGPYRVGSAALGVATAPEGWTGAFGAVPGAARGTGRRPRRLGLVIGSGIAALAIVGAAGGTALGLSSPHTTTTSSQSQGTTTVPGTGSGSAGDGSGTDGFTVPGPGGTSGGTGTDGGTGTDGGTGTGGSGGTSQSAATAATAAQTEGVVTIDTVIGYDDSQRAAGTGMVLTSDGTVLTNNHVIQGATAIEVTDETTGKQYTADVVGADATNDVAVLKLRNASGLSTVALDDDGGVSTGDAVTDVGNAEGTGDLVAAEGTVTATDQDIQVQSESGTGTESLTGLIEVAAQIVSGDSGGPVLDSEGEVVGMATAASSGSAEVTGYAIPISTAKSIADEILAGRSSDTITIGLPAFLGVQVSSSATGTTSGVPVAGTVEGSGAATAGLAAGDTITSIDGTTVTSPEQLTAAIGQHEVGDRVTVGYTTADGTATTATVTLTAGPAQ